In Burkholderia sp. WP9, a genomic segment contains:
- the hisB gene encoding imidazoleglycerol-phosphate dehydratase HisB: protein MRLAEVVRNTSETQIRVKINLDGTGQQKLATGVPFLDHMLDQIARHGLFDLEIEAHGDLHIDDHHTVEDTGITLGQAVAKAIGDKKGIRRYGHSYVPLDEALSRVVIDFSGRPGLEFHVPFTRARIGTFDVDLSIEFFRGFVNHAGVTLHIDNLRGLNAHHQMETVFKAFGRALRMATELDERAAGQIPSTKGSL, encoded by the coding sequence ATGCGCCTTGCGGAAGTCGTTCGCAACACCAGCGAAACGCAGATCCGTGTGAAGATCAATCTGGACGGCACCGGTCAGCAGAAGCTGGCCACCGGTGTGCCGTTTCTGGACCACATGCTCGACCAGATCGCGCGGCATGGATTGTTCGACCTCGAGATCGAAGCGCATGGCGATTTGCATATCGACGACCATCACACGGTCGAAGACACCGGCATCACGCTCGGCCAGGCCGTTGCGAAAGCGATCGGCGACAAGAAGGGCATCCGCCGTTACGGCCATTCTTACGTGCCGCTCGACGAAGCGCTGTCGCGTGTCGTGATCGACTTTTCCGGCCGTCCGGGGCTCGAATTCCATGTGCCGTTCACGCGCGCGCGTATCGGAACGTTCGACGTCGATCTATCCATCGAATTTTTCCGCGGCTTCGTGAATCACGCCGGCGTGACGCTGCATATCGACAACCTGCGCGGCCTGAACGCTCATCACCAGATGGAAACGGTGTTCAAGGCGTTCGGGCGTGCGTTGCGCATGGCTACCGAACTGGACGAACGCGCGGCGGGGCAGATTCCGTCGACCAAGGGCAGCCTTTAA
- a CDS encoding YchE family NAAT transporter, with translation MDILKSFISLLALINPVGAIPFFMSLTAHQSDSERRRTIRIAAISVFCVIAVTTLLGQQIISFFGISVGSLEVGGGIIMLLMAINMLNAQIGNSRSTPEERHEAEQKDNIAVVPLAIPLLTGPGAISTTIIYAAGSAHWYDRISLVAIGAVLAAICFFSLRLAEPIARWVGRTGINIGTRLMGLMLSALAVEFIVDGLKALLPNLK, from the coding sequence ATGGACATTCTGAAGTCGTTTATTTCGCTGCTGGCGCTGATCAACCCGGTCGGCGCCATTCCGTTTTTCATGAGCCTCACGGCGCATCAGAGCGACTCCGAGCGGCGCAGGACCATCCGGATCGCGGCGATTTCGGTGTTCTGCGTGATTGCGGTGACCACGCTGCTCGGGCAGCAGATCATCAGCTTCTTCGGCATTTCGGTCGGCTCGCTCGAAGTGGGCGGCGGGATCATCATGCTGCTGATGGCGATCAACATGCTGAACGCGCAGATCGGCAACAGCCGTTCCACGCCGGAAGAGCGCCACGAAGCTGAGCAGAAGGACAACATCGCGGTCGTGCCGCTGGCGATTCCGCTGTTGACCGGTCCGGGCGCGATCAGCACCACGATCATTTATGCGGCCGGTTCGGCGCACTGGTACGACCGGATCAGCCTCGTCGCGATCGGCGCGGTGTTGGCGGCGATCTGTTTTTTTTCGCTGCGCCTCGCCGAACCGATTGCCCGCTGGGTCGGTCGCACGGGTATCAACATCGGTACGCGGCTCATGGGTTTGATGTTATCGGCGCTGGCGGTGGAATTCATCGTCGATGGATTGAAGGCATTGCTGCCTAACTTGAAATGA
- the hisH gene encoding imidazole glycerol phosphate synthase subunit HisH, which yields MKTSIAIVDYGMGNLRSVAQALRKAAPEADVAIVDRPEAIRAADRVVLPGQGAMPDCMRSLGDSGLQDAVIEASRSKPLMGVCIGEQMLFDWSAEGDTPGLGLLPGKVLRFDLEGQLQDDGSRFKVPQMGWNRVRQTQPHPLWDGVADNAFFYFVHSYYVVPDNAAHTAGETVYGVPFTSAVARDNIFATQFHPEKSAEAGLRVYRNFVHWNP from the coding sequence ATGAAAACTTCGATAGCGATTGTGGATTACGGAATGGGCAACCTGCGTTCGGTTGCCCAGGCGCTGCGCAAAGCCGCGCCGGAAGCGGATGTGGCGATTGTCGACCGGCCGGAAGCGATTCGTGCCGCCGACCGCGTGGTGCTGCCAGGCCAGGGGGCGATGCCCGACTGCATGCGCAGTCTCGGCGACTCCGGCCTGCAGGACGCGGTGATCGAAGCGTCGCGCAGCAAGCCGCTAATGGGCGTGTGCATCGGCGAGCAGATGCTGTTTGACTGGAGCGCGGAGGGCGACACGCCCGGCCTCGGCCTGCTGCCCGGCAAGGTGCTGCGCTTCGACCTGGAAGGCCAACTGCAGGACGACGGCTCGCGCTTCAAGGTCCCGCAAATGGGCTGGAACCGCGTGCGTCAGACGCAGCCGCATCCGCTGTGGGACGGTGTCGCCGACAACGCGTTTTTCTACTTCGTGCACAGCTACTACGTGGTGCCGGACAATGCCGCCCATACCGCGGGCGAAACGGTCTACGGCGTGCCCTTTACCTCGGCGGTGGCGCGGGATAACATCTTCGCGACCCAATTCCATCCGGAAAAGAGCGCCGAAGCGGGGCTGCGCGTGTATCGCAACTTCGTGCACTGGAACCCGTGA